Proteins from a genomic interval of Kaistia defluvii:
- the lpxB gene encoding lipid-A-disaccharide synthase has translation MTLPASKPLDVFIIAGEESGDILAAGLMRSLADKRPGPVRYRGVGGHRMTAAGLRGLYPMDDLTAMGFSAVLGKLPTILKRMRQTVEAIVANPPDILILVDAPDFTHRVAARVRRRLPNLLIVKYVAPTVWVWRPGRARAMHGSIDHVLALLPFEPEAMYRLGGPETTYVGHPLLSEIPDLQPMAGDLALRNGEPPILLVLPGSRRMELKRLGEPFGEALALLKARGHDFRLVLPTLPRLVDRVTEMTREWPVRPHIVAGEAAKLAAFRSARVALAASGTVTLELALAGVPFAAAYRVPGWEARLVKYFITGRFATLPNIILDGPVVPELIQHDCTPQKLVAALEPLIADGPARQAQLDGFARLDALMSTGGVPPSDRAADTVLTLLAARG, from the coding sequence ATGACCCTGCCGGCCAGCAAGCCGCTCGACGTCTTCATCATCGCAGGCGAAGAATCGGGCGACATCCTCGCCGCTGGGCTGATGCGCTCGCTGGCTGACAAGCGTCCGGGGCCGGTGCGCTATCGTGGCGTCGGCGGCCACCGCATGACGGCGGCGGGTCTTCGCGGCCTCTATCCGATGGACGATCTGACGGCGATGGGCTTCAGCGCCGTGCTCGGCAAGCTGCCGACCATTCTGAAGCGGATGCGCCAGACGGTCGAGGCGATCGTCGCCAACCCGCCCGATATCCTCATCCTGGTTGATGCGCCCGATTTCACCCACCGCGTCGCGGCGCGGGTGCGCCGGCGGCTGCCCAACCTGCTGATCGTGAAATATGTGGCGCCGACCGTCTGGGTCTGGCGGCCGGGCCGGGCCCGCGCGATGCACGGATCCATCGACCATGTGCTGGCGCTGCTGCCCTTCGAGCCCGAGGCCATGTATCGCCTCGGCGGGCCGGAGACGACCTATGTCGGCCATCCGCTGCTGAGCGAGATCCCGGACCTGCAGCCGATGGCTGGCGATCTCGCTCTGCGCAATGGCGAGCCGCCGATCCTGCTCGTGCTGCCCGGAAGTCGTCGCATGGAACTGAAGCGGCTCGGCGAGCCGTTTGGCGAGGCCCTGGCCCTGCTGAAGGCGAGGGGGCATGATTTCAGGCTGGTGCTGCCGACCTTGCCGCGTCTGGTCGATCGCGTCACCGAGATGACTCGGGAGTGGCCCGTGCGGCCCCATATCGTGGCCGGCGAGGCGGCCAAGCTGGCGGCGTTCCGCTCGGCCCGGGTGGCGCTGGCCGCCTCCGGCACGGTGACGCTGGAGCTGGCGCTGGCCGGCGTGCCCTTCGCCGCGGCCTATCGCGTTCCCGGCTGGGAGGCGCGGCTGGTCAAGTATTTCATCACCGGCCGCTTTGCGACGCTGCCCAACATCATCCTGGACGGGCCGGTCGTGCCGGAGCTGATCCAGCATGACTGCACGCCGCAGAAGCTGGTCGCGGCGCTGGAGCCGCTGATTGCCGATGGCCCCGCGCGCCAGGCCCAGCTCGACGGCTTCGCCCGCCTCGACGCGCTGATGAGCACGGGCGGCGTCCCGCCCTCCGACCGCGCCGCCGACACGGTGCTGACCTTGCTGGCCGCTCGCGGGTAG
- the dxr gene encoding 1-deoxy-D-xylulose-5-phosphate reductoisomerase gives MVRSPALPAGRTRADKDRRTLSILGATGSIGRSTADVVLQHRDAFDVEVVTAQSRVDELAEMAIQLGARLAVIGDVTRLASLRERLAGTGIAVAAGPAAIVEAASRPVDLVVAAIVGAAGLEPTLAAIDAGADIALANKECMVCAGALFNRRAAAASVRVLPVDSEHDAIFQSLEANNLRAVERITITASGGPFRTATLDEMRRATPAQALKHPRWAMGPKISIDSATMMNKGLELIEAHHLFDIESARLDVLVHPQSVVHGFVTYADGSVIAQLGAADMRIPISHCLNWPRRAETATPRLDLAALGTLTFEKPDLERFPALSIARTALENGDWATNILNAANEVAVAAFLDGTIEFLEIAATVEAVLERATATVGGTVLDTVEAVLALDGEGRRLAAERIEFRGRRAS, from the coding sequence ATGGTGAGAAGCCCTGCCTTGCCGGCGGGGCGGACGCGCGCCGACAAGGACCGCCGCACCCTGTCGATCCTGGGCGCCACCGGCTCGATCGGACGCAGCACCGCCGACGTTGTTCTTCAGCATCGGGATGCCTTCGACGTCGAGGTCGTGACGGCCCAGAGCCGGGTCGACGAACTGGCCGAGATGGCGATCCAGCTTGGCGCGCGGCTCGCCGTCATCGGCGATGTCACGCGTCTCGCGAGCCTGCGCGAACGGCTGGCCGGGACAGGGATTGCGGTTGCGGCCGGCCCGGCGGCGATCGTCGAGGCAGCGTCGCGTCCGGTCGATCTCGTGGTCGCCGCAATCGTCGGCGCGGCCGGGCTGGAGCCGACGCTCGCGGCCATCGATGCCGGCGCGGATATCGCGCTCGCCAACAAGGAATGCATGGTCTGCGCCGGCGCACTGTTCAACCGGCGCGCGGCGGCGGCCTCGGTTCGCGTACTACCGGTCGATTCCGAGCATGACGCCATCTTCCAGTCGCTGGAAGCCAACAATCTCCGCGCTGTCGAGCGGATCACCATTACCGCCTCGGGTGGCCCGTTTCGCACCGCCACGCTGGACGAGATGCGCCGCGCCACCCCCGCCCAGGCGCTGAAGCATCCGCGCTGGGCGATGGGGCCGAAGATCTCGATCGATTCGGCGACCATGATGAACAAGGGCCTCGAGCTGATCGAGGCGCACCATCTGTTCGATATCGAATCCGCCCGGCTCGACGTGCTGGTGCACCCGCAGTCGGTCGTGCACGGCTTCGTCACCTATGCCGACGGATCGGTCATCGCGCAGCTCGGCGCCGCCGACATGCGCATTCCAATCTCGCATTGCCTGAACTGGCCGCGCCGCGCCGAAACCGCGACGCCGCGGCTGGATCTGGCGGCGCTGGGCACCCTAACCTTTGAAAAGCCGGATTTGGAGCGCTTTCCAGCGCTCTCGATCGCGCGAACCGCGCTGGAAAACGGCGATTGGGCCACCAATATTCTGAATGCTGCCAATGAGGTGGCCGTCGCGGCGTTTCTGGATGGAACCATCGAGTTCCTGGAGATCGCAGCGACCGTCGAGGCCGTGCTCGAACGAGCGACCGCGACGGTCGGCGGCACGGTTCTGGATACCGTCGAGGCGGTGCTGGCGCTGGACGGCGAAGGGCGGCGCCTGGCCGCCGAGCGAATTGAATTCCGAGGACGGCGCGCCAGCTGA
- a CDS encoding isoprenyl transferase, translating to MNSNADDSGAELLAKPSDAAVSPLSIPRHVAIIMDGNGRWAQGRGLTRTEGHRRGMEAVRAAVETSRELGVSYLTLFSFSSENWSRPPLEIQFLFGLLRLFIQRDLANLHRNGVRVTVIGDRVRLSADIRSLLEQAEKLTCDNTGLRLVIAFNYGARDEITRAVRRLAEDVANGRLTPDAIDEDTIRSRLDTADMPDPDLVIRTSGEMRLSNFLLWQAAYAELVFLPAYWPDFDRAAYLQAVEEYSRRARRFGGIAARRSG from the coding sequence TGACGCAGCGGTTTCGCCGCTGAGCATTCCGCGCCATGTCGCCATCATCATGGATGGCAATGGCCGCTGGGCACAGGGGCGGGGCCTTACCCGCACCGAAGGGCACCGGCGCGGAATGGAGGCGGTTCGCGCCGCCGTCGAAACGTCGCGCGAGCTCGGCGTTTCTTATCTGACTCTGTTCAGCTTCTCCTCGGAGAACTGGTCGCGGCCGCCGCTGGAAATCCAGTTCCTGTTCGGCCTGCTGCGCCTGTTCATCCAGCGCGACCTGGCCAATCTTCATCGCAACGGCGTGCGCGTCACCGTCATCGGGGATCGCGTCCGCCTGTCGGCCGATATCCGCTCGCTGCTCGAGCAGGCCGAGAAGCTCACCTGCGACAACACCGGCCTTCGCCTGGTCATCGCCTTCAACTATGGCGCGCGCGACGAGATCACCCGCGCCGTGCGCCGCCTGGCCGAGGATGTCGCCAACGGCCGGCTGACGCCGGACGCGATCGACGAAGACACCATCCGCTCCCGCCTCGACACGGCCGACATGCCCGATCCCGACCTGGTGATCCGCACCAGCGGCGAGATGCGGCTGTCCAATTTCCTGCTCTGGCAGGCGGCCTATGCCGAACTCGTCTTCCTGCCGGCCTATTGGCCTGATTTCGACCGCGCGGCCTATCTGCAGGCGGTCGAGGAATATTCGCGTCGTGCGCGGCGCTTTGGCGGGATTGCCGCCCGGAGGAGCGGTTGA
- the lpxA gene encoding acyl-ACP--UDP-N-acetylglucosamine O-acyltransferase gives MSNIHPTAVIEDGARLGADVRVGAFSLIGRDVVLGDGVVVQNHVSLTARTTVGEGTVIHPFASIGGNPQSVHYKGEPGLVTIGQKCVIRENVTISIGSVGERRETKVGDRCFLMTGVHIAHDCQLGNDVIMANCATLGGHVEIGNNVFLGGLCALHQFVRVGDQAIIGGLCPIWHDVIPFGAVREGAEGLGGLNIIGLKRRGFDRPQIQRLRAAYRDLFFGPGQLAERIETVAERYIDDANVMHVIEFIRNRGKRRLTTPRSAATEHHDADA, from the coding sequence ATGAGCAACATTCATCCCACAGCCGTCATCGAGGATGGGGCCCGTCTTGGCGCCGATGTCCGCGTCGGCGCATTCTCCCTGATCGGCCGCGACGTCGTGCTCGGCGATGGCGTAGTGGTCCAGAACCACGTCTCGCTCACCGCCCGGACCACGGTCGGAGAGGGCACGGTCATCCATCCCTTCGCCTCGATCGGTGGCAACCCGCAGTCCGTCCACTACAAGGGCGAGCCGGGGCTGGTGACGATCGGCCAGAAATGCGTCATCCGCGAGAACGTCACGATCAGCATCGGCTCGGTCGGCGAGCGTCGCGAGACCAAGGTTGGCGATCGCTGCTTCCTGATGACCGGCGTGCACATCGCGCATGACTGCCAGCTCGGCAACGACGTCATCATGGCCAATTGCGCGACGCTGGGCGGCCATGTCGAGATCGGCAACAACGTGTTCCTCGGCGGCCTCTGCGCGCTGCACCAGTTCGTGCGCGTCGGCGACCAGGCGATCATCGGCGGCCTCTGCCCGATCTGGCACGACGTCATCCCGTTCGGCGCCGTCCGCGAGGGCGCGGAAGGCCTGGGCGGACTCAACATCATCGGCCTGAAGCGTCGCGGCTTCGACCGGCCGCAGATCCAGCGCTTGCGCGCCGCCTATCGCGACCTGTTCTTCGGCCCCGGCCAGTTGGCCGAGCGCATCGAGACCGTGGCCGAGCGCTATATCGACGATGCCAACGTCATGCATGTGATCGAGTTCATCCGCAATCGCGGCAAGCGCCGGCTGACCACGCCGCGTTCGGCCGCGACCGAACATCACGACGCGGACGCGTGA
- a CDS encoding LpxI family protein, protein MTEAARSQPSESDPGTLGIICGGGAFPVVVAEAALKAGRNVFLLPIHGFAEPAAVARYPHEWIHIGAFGKLSSVLKRNGCRQVVFVGTVLRPSIRKLRVDWGSLKLLPRVLGMFRGGDDHLLSAVGRIFEENGFELVGAHEIAPDILVPAGVLGAHRPGADDLAAAEFGRDVVRALGPFDIGQGVVVGGRHVLAVEAAEGTDLMLARCRELRAIGRIKLHGRAGVLVKAPKPSQDRRLDLPSIGPRTIELAAEAGLAGVAVEAGGVIAAEIEAIVRIADEKGLFIIGLDK, encoded by the coding sequence GTGACGGAAGCGGCCCGATCCCAGCCGAGCGAGTCCGATCCGGGCACGCTCGGCATCATCTGCGGTGGCGGCGCCTTTCCGGTCGTCGTCGCCGAGGCGGCGCTCAAGGCCGGGCGCAACGTCTTCCTGCTGCCGATCCACGGTTTTGCCGAGCCTGCCGCTGTGGCGCGCTATCCGCATGAGTGGATCCATATCGGCGCCTTCGGCAAGCTTTCCTCGGTGCTCAAGCGCAATGGCTGCCGCCAGGTGGTCTTCGTCGGCACGGTGCTGCGCCCCAGCATCCGCAAGCTCCGGGTCGATTGGGGCTCGCTGAAGCTGCTGCCTCGCGTGCTCGGCATGTTCCGTGGCGGCGACGATCATCTTCTCTCCGCCGTCGGCCGCATTTTTGAGGAAAACGGCTTCGAGCTGGTGGGCGCGCATGAAATCGCGCCGGATATCCTCGTGCCGGCCGGCGTGCTCGGTGCGCACCGGCCGGGCGCGGACGATCTCGCCGCCGCTGAGTTCGGCCGCGACGTGGTGCGCGCTCTGGGTCCGTTTGATATCGGGCAGGGGGTCGTTGTCGGCGGCCGCCACGTTCTGGCGGTCGAAGCGGCGGAAGGCACGGATCTGATGCTCGCGCGCTGCCGCGAACTGCGCGCCATTGGCCGGATCAAGCTGCATGGCCGCGCCGGCGTGCTGGTCAAGGCGCCCAAGCCCAGTCAGGACCGGCGGCTTGATCTGCCGTCGATCGGCCCGCGCACCATAGAGCTTGCTGCCGAGGCTGGGCTTGCCGGCGTCGCGGTCGAGGCGGGCGGCGTCATCGCCGCCGAAATCGAGGCCATCGTGCGCATCGCGGACGAAAAAGGCCTGTTCATCATCGGACTCGACAAATGA
- the bamA gene encoding outer membrane protein assembly factor BamA, giving the protein MRNIVVQGNSRVDPETVRNYLTIEPGRNFGAAEINESVKALYGTGLFSDVKISRQGNNLVVSVKENNVVGTVRFQGNKKLKKDMLQPIIETKSRGVLTQEKLDGDVERIKEAYRRNGRSEAGVTVQTTPRDNGRIDVTFVINEGTRTGIASIDFVGNKAFSNSRLRDTMTTKRTNITSWLSKRDTFDESRFQSDQELIRRLYMRNGFADFRIVSAEANFDEAANRYRLVITVDEGPRYRFGTVNVDSSIPEVDAANLKGLVRTREGRVFNATLIERTTEDLNTAVARKGYSFAQIRPRGDRNYENHTIDLTYLIDEGPRLYVERINVRGNTRTRDYVIRREFDLSEGDAYNRVIIDKAERRLKNLGYFKTVSVTTQPGSTPDKVVIDVQVEDQSTGSFQVGGGYTTDQGGGFIASVSMTEKNFLGRGQYLKVSVGGGVDDRTANLSFTEPYFLGRRMSLGFDVFYNQAKDTDFRPYNMDSWGGTVRLGLPITDDFNVQFNYKLVQRDVTSYGSSYTQDGPIPGGNGLLPLLYPEGSWINSSVGYQLTYSTIDNLQDPHDGVFLRFAQDFAGVGGDGQFMRSIIDARYYKELWPDSGVIGFVKGGAGNITGLGKDVAVLDNFFRGGETIRGFESFGYGGRVQGVNDDYPIGGKNYWNVTAEAQFPLPLFPEEFGLRGAVFADAGSLWGSDLEGLPAGTYLQDDSTIRSSVGASIIWNSPFGLLRADFAEALTKADYDKTQVFRFSAGTQF; this is encoded by the coding sequence GTGCGTAACATCGTCGTGCAGGGCAACTCGCGCGTCGATCCGGAAACCGTCCGCAATTACTTGACGATCGAACCGGGCCGTAACTTCGGCGCGGCCGAGATCAACGAGTCCGTCAAGGCGCTGTACGGCACCGGCCTGTTCTCCGACGTGAAGATTTCGCGTCAGGGCAACAACCTGGTCGTCAGCGTCAAGGAAAACAACGTCGTCGGCACCGTGCGCTTCCAGGGCAACAAGAAGCTCAAGAAGGACATGCTGCAGCCGATCATCGAGACGAAATCTCGTGGGGTGTTGACCCAGGAGAAGCTCGATGGCGACGTGGAGCGCATCAAGGAAGCGTATCGCCGCAACGGTCGTTCCGAGGCCGGCGTCACGGTCCAGACGACGCCGCGCGACAATGGCCGCATCGACGTCACCTTCGTGATCAACGAAGGCACGCGCACGGGCATCGCCAGCATCGACTTCGTCGGCAATAAGGCGTTCTCCAACAGCCGTCTTCGCGACACGATGACGACCAAGCGGACGAACATCACCAGCTGGCTGTCGAAGCGCGACACCTTCGATGAATCGCGCTTCCAGTCCGACCAGGAACTCATCCGCCGCCTTTATATGCGCAACGGCTTCGCCGATTTCCGCATCGTTTCGGCCGAGGCGAATTTCGACGAGGCGGCCAACCGCTATCGTCTCGTGATCACCGTCGATGAAGGTCCGCGCTACCGTTTCGGTACCGTGAACGTCGACTCGTCGATCCCGGAAGTGGACGCCGCCAACCTCAAGGGCCTGGTCCGCACCCGTGAAGGCCGCGTGTTCAACGCAACGCTGATCGAGCGCACGACCGAAGACCTGAACACGGCTGTCGCCCGCAAGGGCTACTCCTTCGCGCAGATCCGTCCGCGCGGCGACCGCAACTACGAAAACCACACCATCGATCTCACCTATCTGATCGATGAGGGTCCGCGTCTTTATGTCGAGCGCATCAATGTGCGCGGCAACACCCGGACGCGTGACTATGTCATCCGTCGCGAGTTCGACCTGTCCGAAGGCGATGCGTACAACCGCGTCATCATCGACAAGGCCGAGCGTCGCCTCAAGAATCTCGGCTACTTCAAGACCGTCTCGGTCACGACCCAGCCGGGCAGCACGCCCGACAAGGTTGTCATCGACGTGCAGGTCGAGGACCAGTCGACCGGTTCGTTCCAGGTCGGCGGTGGCTACACCACCGATCAGGGCGGCGGCTTCATCGCTTCCGTCTCGATGACCGAGAAGAACTTCCTCGGCCGTGGCCAGTACCTGAAGGTCTCGGTTGGCGGCGGCGTCGACGATCGCACGGCGAACCTCTCGTTCACCGAGCCCTACTTCCTCGGTCGTCGCATGTCGCTCGGCTTCGACGTGTTCTACAACCAGGCCAAGGATACGGACTTCCGTCCGTACAACATGGACAGCTGGGGTGGCACGGTGCGTCTCGGCCTGCCGATCACCGACGACTTCAACGTCCAGTTCAACTACAAGCTGGTGCAGCGCGACGTCACGTCGTACGGCAGCTCGTATACGCAGGACGGCCCGATCCCGGGTGGCAACGGCCTGTTGCCGCTGCTCTATCCCGAGGGTTCGTGGATCAACTCGTCGGTCGGTTATCAGCTGACCTACTCGACGATCGACAATCTTCAGGATCCGCATGACGGCGTGTTCCTGCGCTTCGCCCAGGACTTTGCCGGCGTCGGTGGCGACGGCCAGTTCATGCGCAGCATCATCGATGCGCGCTACTACAAGGAACTGTGGCCCGACAGCGGCGTCATCGGTTTCGTCAAGGGCGGCGCCGGCAACATCACCGGCCTCGGCAAGGACGTTGCGGTTCTCGACAACTTCTTCCGTGGCGGCGAGACGATCCGCGGCTTCGAGTCCTTCGGTTACGGCGGTCGCGTTCAGGGTGTGAACGACGATTATCCGATCGGCGGCAAGAACTACTGGAACGTCACGGCCGAAGCGCAGTTCCCGCTGCCGCTCTTCCCGGAAGAGTTCGGTCTGCGCGGCGCCGTGTTTGCCGATGCCGGCTCGCTCTGGGGTTCGGATCTCGAAGGCCTGCCGGCCGGCACCTACCTGCAGGACGACTCGACGATCCGTTCGTCGGTCGGTGCCTCGATCATCTGGAACTCGCCGTTCGGTCTGCTGCGCGCAGACTTCGCGGAGGCTCTCACCAAGGCCGACTACGACAAGACGCAGGTCTTCCGCTTCAGCGCTGGCACCCAGTTCTGA
- the fabZ gene encoding 3-hydroxyacyl-ACP dehydratase FabZ has protein sequence MTEDAKVLATADIHKILALLPHRYPFLMVDRIVDIDRDESARGIKNVSFNEPHFQGHFPGHPVMPGVLILEGMAQTAGAICIANAGKSGPPGVVYLMTIDGAKFRKPVVPGDVLEYHVRKTRSRGAVWKFQCEGIVAGAKVAEAEISAMLIDQ, from the coding sequence ATGACCGAAGACGCCAAGGTGCTGGCCACGGCCGACATCCACAAGATCCTTGCGCTGCTGCCGCACCGCTATCCGTTCCTGATGGTGGACCGGATCGTCGATATCGACCGCGACGAGAGCGCCAGGGGCATCAAGAACGTCTCCTTCAATGAGCCGCATTTTCAGGGTCATTTCCCCGGGCATCCGGTGATGCCGGGTGTCCTGATCCTCGAAGGCATGGCGCAGACGGCGGGTGCTATCTGCATCGCCAATGCCGGCAAGTCGGGCCCGCCGGGTGTCGTCTATCTGATGACGATCGACGGCGCGAAGTTCCGCAAGCCGGTGGTCCCCGGCGACGTGCTCGAATATCACGTCCGCAAGACGCGCTCGCGCGGCGCGGTCTGGAAGTTCCAGTGCGAGGGTATCGTCGCAGGCGCCAAGGTCGCAGAGGCTGAGATCAGCGCCATGCTGATTGATCAGTGA
- a CDS encoding phosphatidate cytidylyltransferase, producing MKSQHPVGVPANDDGKPRRSDLTLRVWSAAVLIPLALVVTWWGGLPSFLLVALVSAIVFAEWANIVGRSPRLLPSTTDVSVGIAFVALSAIVAGLQGFGAGLAVLVAGIVGVALLSRSAWLAGGVAYAGLLGVCLAALRSDGAEGLTAVVVLLVLVWGTDSFAYFAGRTIGGPKLWPRVSPKKTWSGSIGGLVGGVLLAALTAMLFGVRVGPVLVLVLALLSIVSQAGDLFESAIKRHFDKKDSGCIIPGHGGMMDRVDGLIFAAIGAALIGALHGGNHHIGQGLLSW from the coding sequence TTGAAATCCCAGCATCCCGTGGGCGTGCCCGCGAATGACGACGGCAAACCGCGCCGGAGCGATCTGACGCTTCGGGTGTGGTCGGCCGCTGTGCTGATTCCGCTCGCCCTCGTGGTGACCTGGTGGGGCGGCCTGCCGTCCTTCCTGCTGGTGGCCCTCGTCTCCGCGATCGTCTTCGCCGAATGGGCGAACATCGTCGGCCGTTCGCCGCGGCTGCTTCCCTCCACGACGGACGTCTCGGTCGGCATCGCCTTCGTCGCGCTCTCGGCCATCGTGGCCGGGTTGCAGGGCTTCGGCGCCGGCCTCGCTGTGCTTGTCGCCGGCATCGTCGGCGTCGCGCTGCTCTCGCGTTCGGCCTGGCTTGCCGGCGGCGTCGCCTATGCCGGCCTGCTGGGCGTCTGCCTCGCGGCGCTGCGCAGCGATGGCGCCGAGGGCCTCACCGCCGTGGTCGTGCTGCTGGTGCTGGTCTGGGGCACGGACAGCTTCGCCTATTTCGCCGGCCGCACGATTGGCGGGCCGAAGCTCTGGCCCCGCGTTTCGCCGAAGAAGACCTGGTCCGGCTCGATTGGCGGCCTCGTCGGCGGCGTGCTGCTCGCGGCCTTGACGGCGATGCTGTTCGGCGTCCGGGTGGGGCCGGTGCTGGTGCTGGTCCTGGCGCTGCTCTCGATCGTCTCCCAGGCGGGCGACCTGTTCGAATCCGCGATCAAGCGGCATTTCGACAAGAAGGACTCCGGCTGCATCATCCCCGGCCATGGCGGCATGATGGATCGGGTCGATGGCCTGATCTTCGCCGCCATCGGCGCCGCGCTGATCGGCGCCCTGCACGGCGGCAACCACCATATCGGCCAGGGGCTGCTTTCATGGTGA
- the lpxD gene encoding UDP-3-O-(3-hydroxymyristoyl)glucosamine N-acyltransferase, translating into MTDPIFFVPSGPITLDDIVALTGARIANGIDGSRQVLGVAPLDQARSSDLTFIDNPRYTPLLAATQAAACFCSPKHAAAVPAGVAALETAKPYEAYVAVQTKLYPTSLRPAIVYGEGISPAAHVHPTARLESGVTIEPAAVIGADVEIGSNTVIGPGAVIGAGVRIGRDCSIAAGTTVTNALIGNRVILHPGVRVGQDGFGYQMSAKGHSKVPQIGRVVIQDDVEVGANTTIDRGANRDTVIGEGTKIDNQVQIGHNVVVGRHCIIISQVALAGSATLGDFVVLGGKVGVLGHVTVGSGAQVAATASVKDDLAAGGRYGGAPARNVREWYREEVAMRRLAQREIKSGYNKDSEGE; encoded by the coding sequence ATGACAGATCCCATCTTCTTCGTTCCGTCAGGCCCGATCACGCTCGATGACATCGTTGCCCTCACGGGCGCGCGGATCGCCAATGGCATTGATGGAAGCCGGCAGGTCCTGGGTGTCGCCCCGCTCGATCAGGCCCGTTCGTCGGACCTGACCTTCATCGACAATCCCCGCTATACGCCGCTGCTGGCGGCGACCCAGGCAGCCGCCTGCTTCTGCTCGCCCAAGCACGCCGCCGCCGTGCCGGCTGGCGTCGCGGCGCTCGAGACCGCCAAGCCCTACGAGGCCTATGTCGCGGTCCAGACCAAGCTCTATCCGACCTCGCTCCGGCCTGCGATCGTCTATGGCGAGGGCATTTCGCCGGCGGCGCATGTCCATCCGACGGCCCGCCTCGAATCCGGCGTGACCATCGAGCCCGCCGCCGTCATCGGCGCGGATGTCGAGATCGGCTCCAATACGGTGATCGGCCCGGGCGCGGTGATCGGCGCCGGCGTGCGCATTGGCCGCGATTGTTCGATCGCCGCGGGAACAACCGTCACCAACGCCTTGATCGGCAACAGGGTTATCCTGCATCCGGGCGTACGCGTCGGCCAGGATGGCTTCGGCTACCAGATGAGCGCCAAGGGGCATTCCAAGGTGCCGCAGATCGGCCGCGTCGTCATCCAGGACGACGTCGAGGTCGGCGCCAACACGACGATCGACCGAGGCGCGAATCGCGACACGGTGATCGGCGAGGGCACCAAGATCGATAACCAGGTTCAGATTGGCCATAACGTCGTCGTCGGCCGCCACTGCATCATCATCTCGCAGGTGGCGCTGGCCGGCAGCGCGACGCTGGGCGATTTCGTGGTGCTCGGCGGCAAGGTCGGCGTGCTGGGCCATGTGACGGTCGGCTCCGGCGCGCAGGTCGCGGCGACGGCGAGCGTCAAGGATGATCTGGCAGCCGGCGGCCGCTATGGCGGCGCGCCCGCGCGCAATGTCCGGGAATGGTACCGCGAGGAAGTGGCGATGCGTCGCCTCGCGCAGCGGGAAATCAAGTCCGGGTACAACAAGGACAGTGAGGGGGAATAA
- the rseP gene encoding RIP metalloprotease RseP encodes MDFLAPLGHFGSSTLGYLIPFLFVLTIVVFFHELGHFLVARWCGVRVKAFSIGFGPELIGFNDRRGTRWKISAIPLGGYVKFLGDEDAASTPSRTAIDAMPEEDRKDTFFAKNVWQRAAIVAAGPIANFILAILIFAGIFTIYGREVTSARVDQIVAGGAAEAAGFQVGDLVLSIDGSPISSFNDLQRIVSASADQPLSIRVERAGSEVTLEATPQRREVTDRFGNVHKIGQLGLSRSATGGDVKLERFSPPQAVWQGAKETWFIVERTFDYIGGIFTGRESTEELGGPIRVAQVSGQVATLGVVALINLAAILSVSIGLLNLFPVPMLDGGHLLFYLFEIIRGRPLSERAQDIGFRIGLAAVLMLMIFTTWNDIIHLSSL; translated from the coding sequence ATGGATTTTCTGGCCCCTCTGGGACATTTCGGATCGAGCACGCTCGGCTACCTGATTCCGTTCCTCTTCGTTTTGACCATCGTGGTGTTCTTCCATGAGCTGGGCCACTTCCTGGTCGCCCGCTGGTGCGGCGTGCGGGTCAAGGCCTTTTCCATCGGCTTCGGCCCCGAGCTGATCGGCTTCAACGATCGCCGCGGCACGCGCTGGAAGATCTCGGCCATTCCGCTGGGTGGCTACGTCAAGTTCCTCGGCGACGAGGACGCGGCCAGCACGCCGAGCCGCACGGCCATCGACGCCATGCCCGAGGAAGACCGCAAGGACACCTTCTTCGCCAAGAATGTCTGGCAGCGCGCGGCCATCGTCGCGGCCGGCCCGATTGCCAATTTTATCCTCGCCATCCTGATCTTCGCCGGCATCTTCACGATTTATGGTCGCGAGGTGACGAGCGCCCGGGTCGACCAGATCGTCGCGGGAGGCGCCGCCGAGGCGGCCGGCTTCCAGGTCGGCGATCTCGTGCTGTCGATCGATGGCAGCCCGATCTCGTCCTTCAACGACCTGCAGCGGATCGTCAGCGCCAGCGCGGACCAGCCGCTTTCGATTCGCGTCGAGCGCGCTGGAAGCGAAGTCACGCTGGAAGCGACGCCGCAGCGCCGCGAAGTCACCGACCGTTTCGGCAATGTCCACAAGATTGGCCAGCTCGGTCTTTCCCGCAGCGCGACCGGCGGCGACGTCAAGCTCGAGCGCTTCTCGCCGCCCCAGGCGGTCTGGCAGGGCGCCAAGGAAACCTGGTTCATCGTCGAGCGCACCTTCGACTATATCGGCGGCATCTTCACCGGACGCGAGTCGACCGAGGAGCTGGGCGGACCGATTCGGGTGGCCCAGGTCTCCGGACAGGTGGCGACGCTCGGCGTGGTGGCGCTGATCAATCTGGCAGCAATCCTGTCGGTATCGATCGGCCTGCTCAATCTTTTCCCGGTGCCGATGCTCGATGGCGGCCACCTGCTCTTCTATCTCTTCGAGATCATCCGCGGTCGCCCGCTGAGCGAACGGGCCCAGGACATCGGCTTCCGCATTGGCCTCGCCGCCGTGCTCATGCTGATGATCTTCACAACCTGGAACGATATCATCCACTTGAGCTCTCTTTGA